Proteins from a genomic interval of Streptomyces fodineus:
- a CDS encoding SAM-dependent methyltransferase, with protein sequence MERPAWAPRSIDISVPSVSRIYDYYLGGSHNFEVDREAARKAMEFMPGLPKIMQANRAFMRRAVRFAAQEGITQYLDIGSGIPTFGNVHEVAQAAAPGARVVYVDHDPVAVAHSQAVLAGNDGADVVAADLRKPQEILSSPQVERLIDLNRPVALLLVAILHFVEDADDPYGAVAELREALAPGSLLILTHASYEGIPVPAERAEGAVDVYKDIRNPLIMRSRDEIARFFEGYDMVEPGLVPMPHWRPESAPEDEDPFAFSGFAGVGRTA encoded by the coding sequence ATGGAGCGTCCCGCCTGGGCCCCACGGAGCATCGACATCTCGGTGCCGAGCGTCTCGCGGATCTACGACTACTACCTGGGCGGCTCGCACAACTTCGAGGTGGACCGGGAAGCGGCCCGCAAGGCGATGGAGTTCATGCCGGGCCTGCCGAAGATCATGCAGGCCAACCGGGCGTTCATGCGCCGCGCCGTGCGGTTCGCGGCCCAGGAGGGCATCACCCAGTACCTCGACATAGGCTCCGGCATCCCGACCTTCGGCAACGTCCACGAGGTGGCTCAGGCCGCCGCACCGGGCGCCCGCGTGGTCTACGTCGACCACGACCCGGTCGCCGTCGCGCACAGCCAGGCGGTACTGGCGGGCAACGACGGCGCGGACGTGGTCGCCGCGGACCTCCGCAAGCCCCAGGAGATCCTCTCCAGCCCCCAGGTGGAGCGGCTGATCGACCTGAACCGGCCGGTCGCCCTCCTCCTCGTTGCCATACTGCACTTCGTGGAAGACGCGGACGACCCCTACGGTGCGGTGGCCGAGCTGCGCGAGGCGCTCGCGCCCGGCAGCCTGCTCATCCTCACCCATGCCTCGTACGAGGGAATCCCGGTGCCCGCCGAGCGGGCCGAGGGTGCGGTGGACGTATACAAGGACATTCGCAACCCGCTGATCATGCGCTCGCGCGACGAGATCGCGCGGTTCTTCGAGGGGTACGACATGGTGGAACCGGGACTGGTGCCGATGCCGCACTGGCGGCCGGAGTCGGCGCCGGAGGACGAGGATCCGTTCGCCTTCTCCGGATTCGCCGGCGTGGGGCGTACGGCGTGA